The Calliphora vicina chromosome 3, idCalVici1.1, whole genome shotgun sequence genome contains a region encoding:
- the DNApol-alpha50 gene encoding DNA primase small subunit — protein MPEMEVDNASEQMNLDQHAEQQKPSTTTTNNVIYDPEVLPDMLPVYYKRLFPHKPFYRWLSYGLSEKGIFTNREISFSLHDDIYIRYLCFDTPSEFEKELCSKCPLKIDIGAVMNTRPKNNLISSAAMTPVQRELVFDIDMTDYDDVRTCCSGADVCHKCWKFMVVAARVLDGAIREDFGWEHILWVFSGRRGVHCWVCDYDARHLDTAGRSAVAEYFQVVTHVVVEGVNVPRVHIGEKMHHSIKRAFKIIEPIFEEIILNDQNLFCSPKGIGKLCQFIADDTARKDAEQFLLHNVQDGAPARGVWEAFKRYANSMRCNSTSSVWSRRLKNIIEEIQLACLYPRLDINVTKGFNHLLKAPFCIHPATGKVCVPFNANAANKFNPTAVPNIAQLLQEINAFDEKTKNKEETGEKLRIKDYKKTSMFKGVVVFEEFLRKLENSLKAKAVQMNEDKMDF, from the exons ATGCCTGAAATGGAAGTTGATAATGCCAGCGAACAAATGAATTTAGATCAGCATGCGGAACAACAAAAGccgtcaacaacaacaacaaataatgtGATCTACGATCCTGAAGTTCTACCTGATATGTTACCTGTCTATTACAAGCGTCTATTTCCGCACAAGCCATTCTACAGATGGCTTTCGTACGGTTTAT CCGAAAAGGGTATATTTACTAATCGTGAAATTTCGTTTAGTTTACACGATGATATATACATACGTTATTTATGTTTTGACACTCCAAGTGAATTTGAAAAAGAATTATGCTCAAAATGCCCATTAAAAATTGATATTGGAGCCGTTATGAATACGAG ACCTAAAAATAATCTCATTTCATCTGCCGCTATGACTCCAGTACAACGTGAATTGGTATTTGATATCGATATGACAGATTATGATGATGTACGTACTTGTTGTAGTGGTGCTGACGTTTGCCACAAATGCTGGAAATTTATGGTTGTTGCAGCTCGTGTCCTAGATGGAGCCATACGTGAAGATTTTGGATGGGAGCACATACTATGGGTTTTTTCCGGTCGTCGTGGTGTCCATTGCTGGGTGTGCGATTATGATGCTCGGCATTTGGATACAGCAGGACGGTCAGCGGTAGCGGAATACTTTCAGGTCGTCACACATGTCGTGGTTGAGGGAGTGAATGTTCCCAGAGTTCATATAGGAGAGAAAATGCATCATAGCATTAAGAGAGCATTTAAGATTATAGAACCCATATTtgaagaaataattttgaaCGATCAAAATCTGTTTTGTTCGCCAAAGGGCATAGGAAAACTATGTCAGTTTATTGCTGACGATACGGCCCGTAAAGATGCTGAACAATTTTTGCTCCACAATGTTCAAGATGGTGCTCCAGCTCGAGGTGTCTGGGAAGCTTTCAAGCGTTATGCCAACTCAATGCGCTGCAATTCAACATCTTCAGTATGGTCgcgaagattaaaaaatataattgaagaAATCCAGTTAGCCTGCTTGTATCCTCGTTTAGATATAAACGTTACTAAAGGATTTAACCATTTACTGAAAGCTCCATTTTGTATACATCCAGCTACGGGAAAAGTTTGTGTCCCATTTAATGCGAATGctgcaaataaatttaatccAACCGCTGTACCAAACATTGCACAATTATTGCAGGAAATTAATGCATTtgatgaaaaaaccaaaaataaggAGGAAACTGGTGAAAAACTGCGTATTAAGgattacaaaaaaacaagtatgtTCAAGGGGGTGGTGGTATTTGAGGAGTTCCTGCGTAAATTGGAGAATAGCTTAAAGGCAAAAGCTGTGCAAATGAATGAAgataaaatggatttttaa
- the LOC135953937 gene encoding heat shock 70 kDa protein 14: MWPRFGVKVGNSTLCIAHVKPSDTKPDVIANKQGDRVSQACLLWDGLDEIECGLTAKQKMSSKPKQAVANSFQFLKPAEDITEELSTKASKTIPCEYDSEKHTFMLKAMQPTNEDDDKEVVKEISAFEVQVKLFESELELARQYYSDAAQKPVVVLSIPSYYPANSWTLLTQAAEKAGFHVAQIVDEPTAAVLAYGIGEEVSNDDAKYVLTVKCGGLFSHFALYEVKHGLYTKVECFGPFPIGGHQFTEELVKFICEEFQRKYKLDPHESRRSLAKIRSAAANCKHILSTLPSTQLYIDSLMDGVDFNNQMSRARFESLIQPVINSFMQILNECVDKALKGHPEMKKLDNIVLLGATTQIPKLQSAISSKYPDVEINCSISADEVVAVGCARQTLYLEDSEKQVLEPSEECECVAEEVTIWHGSAEDDENAQKLLNPGDVLPKTVVLNIKLKDSSLDSEVFQLRYGSKVNEVHIKKAATSIPEEGFVRLEAEIQKAENSVPLVRLRCI, encoded by the coding sequence atgtggccCCGTTTTGGAGTAAAAGTGGGTAATAGCACCCTTTGCATAGCACATGTTAAACCGTCTGACACAAAACCAGATGTTATAGCCAACAAGCAGGGAGATCGTGTATCACAAGCATGTTTATTATGGGATGGCTTGGATGAGATCGAATGCGGTCTGACTGCTAAACAAAAAATGTCCTCCAAACCGAAGCAGGCTGTCGCAAATAGCTTTCAGTTTCTTAAGCCTGCAGAAGACATAACGGAGGAATTATCTACAAAGGCCAGCAAAACGATACCATGTGAATATGATTCAGAAAAGCATACGTTCATGCTGAAAGCAATGCAGCCCACCAATGAAGATGACGACAAGGAGGTTGTTAAGGAGATTTCAGCATTTGAAGTACAAGTCAAGCTTTTCGAATCGGAACTTGAACTAGCCAGACAATATTACAGTGATGCTGCCCAAAAGCCTGTTGTTGTCCTTTCTATACCTAGTTACTATCCTGCAAACTCTTGGACTTTGTTGACTCAAGCTGCGGAGAAAGCTGGCTTCCATGTGGCTCAAATAGTGGATGAACCAACTGCCGCAGTTTTAGCCTATGGTATTGGCGAAGAAGTCTCCAACGATGATGCCAAATATGTATTAACTGTTAAATGTGGAGGCCTGTTCTCACATTTTGCTTTGTACGAAGTTAAGCATGGTCTATACACAAAAGTTGAATGCTTTGGTCCATTTCCAATTGGCGGACATCAATTCACGGAGGAGTTagtgaaatttatttgtgaagAATTTCAAAGGAAATACAAATTGGATCCTCATGAAAGTCGTCGCTCATTAGCCAAGATTCGTAGTGCTGCTGCCAACTGTAAACATATTCTGTCAACTCTACCTTCTACCCAACTGTATATAGATTCATTAATGGATGGTGTAGATTTCAATAATCAAATGAGTCGTGCTCGCTTCGAAAGTCTCATACAGCCagttataaattcatttatgcAAATACTGAATGAATGTGTGGATAAGGCTTTGAAGGGGCATCCGGAGATGAAAAAACTCgataatattgttttattgggTGCCACTACCCAGATACCCAAGTTACAATCAGCGATTTCCAGCAAATACCCAGatgttgaaataaattgttCAATATCTGCCGATGAGGTCGTAGCAGTGGGTTGTGCTCGACAAACCCTTTACCTAGAGGATAGCGAAAAACAAGTTTTGGAGCCATCGGAAGAATGTGAATGTGTGGCCGAGGAAGTGACCATATGGCATGGTTCCGCTGAAGACGATGAAAATGCTCAAAAACTATTAAATCCTGGTGATGTTTTGCCCAAAACTGTAGTTTTAAACATCAAACTAAAGGATTCATCTCTGGATTCCGAAGTATTCCAATTGCGTTATGGTTCAAAAGTCAATGAGGTACATATCAAGAAGGCTGCCACCAGCATACCTGAGGAGGGCTTTGTACGTCTTGAAGCTGAAATACAAAAGGCGGAAAACAGTGTGCCACTAGTACGATTAAGATGTATATGA